A genomic region of Stenotrophomonas sp. NA06056 contains the following coding sequences:
- a CDS encoding TRAP transporter small permease codes for MTETTISAVGPGQRLLDRIADIAIHFAVAALLGLVLVQGWQVFARYVINDSPSWTEPVTLLLLATAMSLGAACGVHTNRHFGFFLLHAYMGAGLRRAVDVFTQLVVAVLGGFIAFWSADLLIDGMDIKTAGANLPQSINYLPLAVGGALMLLFALNRAWKALQATAADADAVDAEGDR; via the coding sequence ATGACCGAGACGACGATTTCCGCCGTCGGCCCCGGCCAGCGCCTGCTGGACCGCATCGCCGACATCGCCATCCATTTCGCCGTGGCTGCACTGCTGGGCCTGGTGCTGGTGCAGGGCTGGCAGGTGTTCGCCCGCTATGTGATCAACGATTCGCCCAGCTGGACCGAGCCGGTGACCCTGCTGCTGCTGGCCACGGCGATGAGCCTTGGCGCAGCCTGCGGCGTGCACACCAACCGCCACTTCGGCTTCTTCCTGCTGCACGCCTACATGGGTGCCGGACTACGCCGGGCGGTGGATGTATTCACCCAGCTGGTGGTGGCCGTGCTGGGCGGCTTCATCGCCTTCTGGTCGGCCGACCTGCTGATCGATGGCATGGACATCAAGACCGCCGGCGCCAACCTGCCGCAAAGCATCAACTACCTGCCGCTGGCGGTGGGCGGGGCACTGATGCTGTTGTTCGCGCTTAACCGTGCGTGGAAGGCGCTGCAGGCAACGGCAGCCGATGCCGACGCCGTCGACGCTGAAGGAGATCGTTGA